ACAGGCCTGATCACTCTTATCTGTGAAGAAAGAATGTTCTGTCTTAGATCTTCTCTGTGAAATCTACCTTAGTTATCTCATCTCTGCCCCTATCAGAAGCCAAATGTTCTCATTCACTCGAGGAACTTCCAGGTACTAGACACAAAGTTCAGTGGCACCCAGGCTTAGCCCGTTGGACAGCTGTACTGGCAGTTTCCAAGGACCCCAAAAGCTGTATCTAATTTGATACTACTGCAGCTGCTGCCAACTTTAATACAGAGCTGTGGCCTGTGGAGATGACAGTTCTCAAATCAAGCTGGAGTATTGCGTGCTGGAACTTGTGGTCTCCACAGCCCATATTGCTGCCTAAAGAACAAGACAGGCTGCCTTGTTCTGGGAACTGCATTTTGGAAACCCCTTTTCTGGTTGGTAATGTTACCTTTCCAAGAGAATTTGTGTGCAGTGCTCCTCAAGATGCTACGGACTATAGATCTGTCTTTGGCTCAGGGTTTTCTTTCTAAGCTGTAGTTGTTAAGGGAGGCGGGACCTGTGTATGGTGCATGTCTTGCTTCCTCACTCCCCGGGGGGATCTGGTGTGACAAATTTGCtagcttctcttccccccacaacTGGCAGACTTGATGCTTGCTCATCTGAGCTCCTGGttctccccactccagccagccgagcagccccacccccgccaggtAGGTTTCACTGGTGCCTTCTCCTGGtgaaaaccttttctttttcctcctttagAATTTTCACCTCATTGATTACCACCTGGCAGCGTTCATCACGGTGATGCTGGCACGGAGGCTGGTGTGGGCCCTCATCTCCGAGGTAACATTCTGCAGTTGCTTCCTCTACCACGTCTAGATACTTGTCCTAGAGAGGTCTTTAGTGAGCTGAGTTAATTCATGTTTGGGGAGGAACAGCCCAAATGTCCAACACCTCAGTATGGCTGTGAAGGGCTGAGCACGCTGCTTTGATGGTGCCCATGGAACTCCCCCTTTACCTCTGGGCTGtgctctgctccctggctcccacCTGCCCTGTAGCATTCAGGAGCATCCTGGCCTTTGTGTTCTCTCTTTGAGAACTGGAAGGAGGTGAAATGGTCTCACTTCCTCTGTGGGAGTCATCTGGCTGCTGGCATTTGGGAGGAGCAGCGAAGGGAATTGCAATAGTTGAGGCAGTGAAGGAAAGAATAGGTTGCTCAGCCAAGGCTAAATTCTGATGATATTCTAGAGGGGAAAATAAGAGATTTCCAGACAAGGGAAATGTCAGAGATTCAAGGGAGTTCAAAGTCATGGttaaaatgggtataaaataAAGGCTGAGAAGTTAGTGAAATAGGAAGCGTGCATAGCTGGTAGACctgctcttcttcagctctggttGCTTTTCAGAAGCCTCCCAGGAGCACAACATTCCTTGATTTTACTGAGAATTGTGTCTGTGTATTTGAGGGCAGAAGTGGTCCAAGTTTGAGCTGGGAAAGATCACTTGGGCCGCCAACAGTTTTGCAAATGAAAAGACAAGTAAGTGTTGGAAGCTCTAGCCACTGGGATAGTTAAAGCTGGGACAGACAAAACATTGGAAAATGTACAGTAGGGAGCAATCCTGCCCTGTTCAGCAGGAGACTGGATTAAGTGGGACCTCAAAAGCTCTTCTCCGTCTCTGAGTTCTATCTTTTCCACTTAAGATATCGTCCTCAGTAATGCCTCCCCTAGACCATTCTTGGATTTCTATGATAATGGGGCCTTGAAACCCCTTGCTGAGGAATCTCTTATATGGCCTGCTCAATTGCTGACTCCTAAGAATTTTTTCTTAATGTAATCTGCTCTGACCTCTTCAGAGACCACAGATAATTCCTTTATTGTAATCTTGAATGCATCTTCTCTTTGaaagactgcagtctgtaaataTACTGGAGTAGGGGGAGAGAATGTTCAAGATGCAACATGTGTCTCGTCATCATGGAGCAATAAAGGGctaacaaaatatttgttccctactTTGCAGTTCAACTTTAAAAGGCCCTGTTCTAGGAGTAACCTAGCACAGGGGTCATCAACCTtccacatgtggcccatcaggataaccagctggcgggccgcgagacattttgctgaagttgaccatccgcaggcatggccccccgcagctcccagtggctgcagttcgctgttcccggccaatgggagctgcgggaagctgcgggctgcagggacgtgctggcctgTCACTTGCAGTGGGTTCAGGCTGGGCTCTAAATAGTCACTATTATTTTGGATTATCCCAACCAACGAATGGGCTCGAAGAGCTACCTCCCAACACCCCTCGCCATCTCTGTTCCTGGGGAAGAGGGCAGCAGTTACTCCACTTCCAGCTGGAATCCTGCTGACCCTCTTTCTCCCCATCAAGTGCCTGCCACGTAGTCATACCATGGCACTAGGTAATTCTTTCTTCTGGGTTTTGAATTTGCAGGCCTCTCAGGTGGGCGCAACGTCAGTGATTCACTACATGGCACTGATTATGGCACGCCTGGTGCTGCTCACGCTGTGCGGTTGGGTGCTCTGCTGGACTCTGGTCAATCTCTTCCGCAGCCATTCTGTGCTCAACCTCCTCTTCTTGGGCTACCCGTGAGTATTGCCCTTACCTTGGGGAAAGGACAGGGCCATGAGCCCCAGTGGAGATGGGAAATGCGTGGCCTCAGCCATGCTGGGAATGTTGTACAGAGAAAAACTGCTGACGTGTGACCCATGTTGGAGGGGTGTGTGGTTAGAGGAGCTCCTGGCTTCTGAACTCCAGTTGGGTaggagtgtgtgggggagaaggtgTCTGAAGGAGAGGAGAGCCATTAGCTCTGGCGCCATGGAGAGAAGTGGTGGATGTACTGTTAGTAGTAAGTGGGTTTATTGAACCTCAGATGTGGGCTCACGGATCTCCTAGCCAAGAATTTTAGAGAGAGAACTCTGTGCCACGCAGAGGCTCCGTTTCTTATAGGGAGGAGACCATTGGGCTCTGAGTATCAGACAGCGCTGGCTTCCGTGGAGTTTCTCCCTGGAGTGCGCTTGTGTCTGTTCAATGATGGCACTTGGTCTCGCGTGTGGTCAGCAGCAATCTCACCCTCCTTTCCCACAGGTTCGGTGTCTACGTTCCCCTTTGCTGCTTCCACCAAGACAGCAGAGCGCAGCCCCTCCCAACGGACTGCAGCTACCTGGTGCAGGATCAGATGGTGGATGACGGGACCTCAGGCATAGGCAGCCTGGTTAAACCCAAAGACTTCCTCTCGCTCCTGCGGGAGTCCCTGAAAGAACAGTTCAATAACCCTACGGCCATCCCCTCACACAGTTGTCCCCTCTCCCCGGACCTCATCCGCAATGAGGTGGAGTGCCTGAAAGCGGACTTCAACCGCAGGATCAAGGAGGTTCTCTTCAACTCCCTCTTCAGTGCCTACTATGTGGCCTTCCTGCCGCTGTGCTTCGTGAAGGTAGCTGTTGTCCACCTCCGGCGCTCTCCCCGGCTCTCCCCCTCCTCGCTGCTGCCTCCTCAGTTTTGCACGAAATCGTTGACGTGCCAGATTACTGGTTAATCCCCCTTTTTTCTGTCTCCCCTTTTGGCAGCCTGGATGGTGGAGTGTGGCTGCATCTGGAATGCACTAGTACCGCTCCTGGTTGGCGGATAGGTATTGCCATACACGTGATGCACCCGGGGTCCCCTCCCCCTGTTTACTAACCCCCATTCTCTTCCCCAGACCGACAGATAACTGTGGTCACGCCACAAGTGGGCCCTAGCTGCCATGTTCACCTCCCAAGTTTCGCCAAAGGTTGGGGCGCGTGTGTTTGGATCTGTTTTGGTTCGACCTGTTGTAGAACAGGGCCAGCAGGGAAGTCTGGACCTGAACCAAAGATCTGCAGTGTTGGTGCCAGGGCTGTGTTTTGGTTCTAAATTGTGCCGGGCTCAGTGCCTATGAACTAAGAAATCGGGGACTTTCACCGTCAGCCCAGTTTCTGTTGTCCATTGTTGTGCGACTGGAGCTTGTTAAGATTGTCTGATCATTAATCTGCTGCAATGAAGGGAAAGGGCTCCACAATCCATGGAGCAACCCTGGTCCATGTACGCTCCATGGCTCAGCTACCCTTCTGGTAtcagctgctgggggaggagatgcACAAGTACATCACAGGCTGCATCATCCCCTGCCCATTCTCCTCTAggcccaggagaaggaactctgAGGTGTCTCCTAGGAGGTAACCCTCCGAACTCACTGGCCTGGCAGTGCATGCCTGTGAAGTCTGGAGCTGGTCTGCTGGTTGTACACAGCACCCCCCTATGCTCTCTGCTGTGACATGCCAGCGGCGCTAACCTCCCGTCCGGTCTCTTGCAGAGCACCCAGTACTACGACATGCGCTGGTCCTGCGAGCACCTCATCATGGTGTGGATCAACGCCTTCGTTATGCTCACCACGCAGCTGCTGCCCCCCAAGTACTGCGACCTGCTGCACAGATCAGCCGCCCACCTGGGCAAGTGGCAGAAGCTAGAACACGGCTCATACAGCAACGCCCCACAGCACATGTAAGtgcaggctgggaggggtcagtGCGCTCTCCCCATTAAACGAGGGCATTCTAAGATGCGGCTGCTGGGTTTACAGTGAGGAAGCGTCTCCATCCTTCCTAGGATTAGAAGGAAAGGTCATGGGTGTTCTGCTCTGTCTGCACTGCCAGGGCCAGCACTGCCCACCCTCTGAGCGCTGTCAGCTTCCTCGTGGCAGTGCCCTGGCAGCAGTGGCTCTTGCTCCCCTGGAACTCTCTGTCACTCTTGCAACCACCCAGAGCAGTTAGTTCACACCGACCGGGTGGTGGGATGTTTGCCTaacagccccactgccgccaatGCAAGATGCTCTTGGTTCTTGTGGTGGGAGggctgacttttattaaaaataacgtGGCGGGGAGGGCTGACAGGGGATGActgaagcctggggaggaggatgagagcccaagccctgctgtggGGAGGCCCAGCACCTGCTCGCTCAgggctccagggtccccctgctgCCTGCGGCAGCTTGGAGCTGCATGGCTGGGAGCTGTTGGGGGGTCCCCTGAAGGCTGAGAGCTCCGGCcgtgctgccctggggctgaggTGGAAAATGTCACGAAGTCACATTTTGGAAGTCACAGAAttttggaagtcacagaatctgtgacatcTTATCCTTATTAATGGGGCTCTGCTTGGTCTTATTCCTGACTTCGTCTTAGACTCAGTCTGTGATCTTGTCACTACTCCATGTCTCTGTTTCCCTGAAaggaataatgatacttacctgCTTTTGGCAGGTGCACTGAAATTCTCTCACGAGACATGAGCTCTTGAGCTGATCAAGGGAACACCCCACCGTTCCCATCACCACCCGCTACCTCCTGTAGGCTAATGGCACgtctttctttttctcctcagCTGGTCAGAAAGTACGATCTGGCCACAGGGCGTGCTGGTGCGGCACAGTCGATGCCTGTACAAGGCCGTAGGGCCTTATAATGTAGCAGTGCCTTCAGACGTCTCCCACGCCCGCTTTTATGCAAGTATCTCTTCTCCTGATATGTCCTCctgggagggggaatgggagggggggtTGAGCACTGCTGCAGCAGAGCAGGTGGAGATGAGACTGAATTGAAAGTCAGGCGGAAGGAATAAATTGGATTCTTTAATCCAGCAAAGCCGGGGCCTGGTCCCCCCTTTTTCTTAATTTCCTGCTCTTCATCTCAGGGCCCTCTAaagttttctaatgtgcattgcAGACTGGCACTCGATACAGAGCTCCATTTCTGCCATGAACACATACTTCATCGATTTGTTGCACTCTTGGTGCTAAACCTCTTACTGAAACAACTGCAGGGTAGTGACTAGCGAAGAATAAGACTTAAGGTGGTTGGACTGCTTTTAGTTTGAGTCCCCAGAAGGCCTGGCTTTCTTTCCTAATTATAGGTcccctttattttcttttctctcggttcaagtagttttgttttaaatatatgaCCCCCTGTAGTTTTGCAGACATTTAATTCGAGATGTGGCCCagcggcagctgctgctgccctgaaAGTTGAAAATGGCAAAAGAATTGAAATGCAGAGTTGCTCTGGTACTttgagggcagagtgggagggaaaGATGGAGCCTGTATTGTCCGTTGCAGTGTGCACCTAGGTTCGTATGCATGTGTTTGGGGCCTGTGTTTAATACACTGGTGAATCTCAGTTCAGCTCCTAGGAGTAATGTGGCTGTGTCCCAAATGGGTACTCTTGTTGGCAGTCACAGCAAAAAGGCCAACGATTGAATGAGCCACAGAGAGTGAACTCTCctatcagtcagggtgagaagggGAAGGGATTTCAGCCCTGGGTAATTGCTTCTGCTGGTTCTGGAGAGAGGGGCTTTCCACTCACAGTGCTCAGCTAACCGGAAAGCAGTGTCAAGTCCAGAGCAGCAGCACGTGCCCCTTAGCCATTCTCCAGAATCGCTGTAGCATTGTTGCCCCGCACAGTAACACATTTCAACGCAGGGAATCCAGATTGCCAGGGCATTTTTCTTGGTTGCCGGCTAGCAGCTGATCTGGACATTACGGAGTATTTACCCCAATGCCCGAGGCCCTACAACTGCTACAAAAATACTCTGTCGGCTTCTTTACCAGAGCAAACCACAAATAtgctgatttttcttttcccccctgcAGTTCCTCTTTCACCGTCCATTACGGCTGCTCAACCTGCTTATCCTCATCGAAGGCAGCGTCGTCTGCTACCAGCTGTACTCCCTGCTGCGCTCGGAGAAGTGGAACCACACCCTCTCCATGGCCCTCATCCTCTTCTGCAATTACTATGTCTTATTTAAGCTCCTTCGGGACCGGATAGTATTGGGCAGGGCCTACTCTTACCCCCTCAACAGCTACGGACTCAAGGCACATTAACCTGCCAGATgcaccaaggggtggggggggaaggggagggaatctCAGAAAACCTATTTTCGTACAGTTCTATTTTTTTCTTGCGCtgtttataaatatttaagatattttatattttgtatacTATTGttttgtggggtgggaagggggcaagtGGCAATTAAATGTCGCTTTATAAACAAGGtgttattttatatatatctatCAAATCAGTGTGTATATACCGTATTATCTATATCCATACATACAGTTATGTGAAGCAACAGGCTTGTGCGTGTGGTCACTGTGTCTGCTTTGCTCACACAATCGCACCGCCACTGTCTCTTAAGCCCTGtcttggggagcaggaggagtctGTTACCAGGTAGAGGACTTGTCTCCTACTATGGAAGTGTGAACAAACCCAGTTGTGGAGACTAATCAACAAAGGGAACTAAAAGCAGGGGATTTCCAGAGGAATTCCTCTGACTGCTTAGTATCAAGAGCCTAGTGCACAGGCACATGCTGCTCTGGGACATGCATGCCCCTCTGGCGACATAAAGAGAAAAAGCATTTTGCTCTAGCAGGTCAAGGTTAGTGGCAGGGCTTAGCACAGAAGCTAGGACTAAATCCACAAAGGAACTTAAATTCAGCATTGCACTGCCTAACAGGTGCTCGGGTGCCTAGTAGAATCCACAGCCCTGCATTAGGTGCCCAAAAATGGGATCCATAAGAGGCAGCAAGCTGAAACAGTAGCCATCGCAAAGGGACATGAGCACCTCTTTCCAGGTTGGAGGGAAGCACCTCCCTCTCATCATGACCCTTCTCCTTTAGTTAGGCGTCTAGCTCATCACAAAAAACAGCGATAGTGGTGCCATATTAGCCCTGGGGTAAGAGCACTTAAttgggatgggggagacccaggttcagtatctccctctgcctgatggggagcagggatttgaacctacaTCTCGCACATCTGGGATTTTATGCTgttggtctcttgccatactccCTGTTGATACCATACCACTTTGTACAAATAATGGACTGGTCAGTAAGGCCAGAGAATGAGTGATGCTAGTGTTTAACAAGTAGGGTTGACACcactggatttttctttttttctttttccaatgtcACTGGATAATAGtgattggttttttttaagcacttttatctatttacattttcagagttgtgcaaaattatggggggtgtcagacaattatttaataagAGTTGCTGTTGATTCAGAAAGTTGAAGCTTTTAGGTGTTcacacaaattgtcaacagcACCTGTCAAAATAGAGTAAATAGCCTTCAATCAATCTGCTAAATTCAAgagatttttcttactttgcctatctaaaTTACAGTTCTCATCactggaagtatttttttaatcagtgtgtgtgtgttggtgaaATTGAGATTTACCAATAAGTCTAATTTCCCAAGGCTATCCAGAGCACTCCTCTGGGACATGGGAGGCCCAAGTTCCTGTTCCTGCCCACCTACTATATCAGGCCGTGCAATCAAGCCAGGGGGGTAATACCTGGTTTGAGGAGCCTCTTGGGGCTCTGGTGCCCAGATTTTTAGATGCCAGGGGAATTTGGGCACCAATAAGGTTAGGAGGTAGCTGAGTGAGgcttttgaggatctaaattttggattttAAGTACTTAAAGTGGCAGTTAAGCATCTAAATCactctgtgaatctagccctcagTCAGTGGCCACTTGCAAAGGCTCCTGTGCTTCATTTTCTTCTAGAGGctgaggtagggtgaccagacagcgagtgtgaaaaattgggacagcgttgaggggtggggag
The Eretmochelys imbricata isolate rEreImb1 chromosome 1, rEreImb1.hap1, whole genome shotgun sequence DNA segment above includes these coding regions:
- the TMEM39A gene encoding transmembrane protein 39A, whose amino-acid sequence is MPGGRRGPSRQQLSRSALPSLQTLVGGSCGNGTGLRNRNGSAISLSAPPITALITPEPVRHCRIPDLPLDGSLLFEFLFFIYLLVALFIQYINIYKTVWWYPYNHPASCTSLNFHLIDYHLAAFITVMLARRLVWALISEASQVGATSVIHYMALIMARLVLLTLCGWVLCWTLVNLFRSHSVLNLLFLGYPFGVYVPLCCFHQDSRAQPLPTDCSYLVQDQMVDDGTSGIGSLVKPKDFLSLLRESLKEQFNNPTAIPSHSCPLSPDLIRNEVECLKADFNRRIKEVLFNSLFSAYYVAFLPLCFVKSTQYYDMRWSCEHLIMVWINAFVMLTTQLLPPKYCDLLHRSAAHLGKWQKLEHGSYSNAPQHIWSESTIWPQGVLVRHSRCLYKAVGPYNVAVPSDVSHARFYFLFHRPLRLLNLLILIEGSVVCYQLYSLLRSEKWNHTLSMALILFCNYYVLFKLLRDRIVLGRAYSYPLNSYGLKAH